One genomic segment of Candidatus Schekmanbacteria bacterium includes these proteins:
- a CDS encoding NAD(P)/FAD-dependent oxidoreductase: MNERLALDVAVIGAGPCGLMTAKKLAEKGFKVAVFDRKPYASFINPGIMEMLSLQPNKIEEDSNNIYFTESGFSLSKRHIKNKIYGFATYSPGKYALVLRSIYPTNYRIDYKAWIEKLENEAKEKGVVINYEKEMTGFISSGGYIKGFVIEDKKGNDSEVYARHIVAADGIRSKLSAYANIERELWGVHRIVGVRLKDFDIKKTGKDELFDPNFHNMYLNKKFSGPNTLAITAYLGDGEMYVIAVVQDTSLRDHSSGKPKDILDNFLKFLNNYDACAEAFRKSTPSQYFGYYLPVNSPIAKVFEKGGVSFLGDTAFTIETQWTGAMAVAAKATETIEAILDEKNRDEMIGEYDRWWGRFVVNARRQFDFSTFMHSLEEEELNELFSYFSDEIVIEHLSGCDDEFGTPNEFIKNMNARLLEIDVDEIKSQKVRMLMTMLKQRAQEGKL, translated from the coding sequence ATGAACGAAAGATTAGCTTTAGATGTTGCTGTAATTGGTGCAGGTCCCTGCGGGCTAATGACTGCAAAGAAGCTTGCAGAAAAGGGTTTTAAAGTTGCAGTTTTCGACAGAAAACCTTATGCATCATTCATCAATCCCGGAATTATGGAAATGCTCTCCCTTCAGCCAAATAAGATTGAAGAAGATTCCAATAATATCTATTTCACAGAAAGTGGATTTTCCCTTAGTAAAAGACATATAAAAAATAAGATATATGGCTTTGCTACATATTCACCGGGCAAATATGCATTGGTTTTAAGGTCAATTTATCCAACAAATTATAGAATTGATTATAAAGCATGGATTGAGAAGCTCGAGAACGAAGCAAAAGAAAAGGGTGTTGTCATCAACTATGAAAAGGAGATGACAGGCTTTATTTCATCAGGTGGATATATAAAAGGATTCGTCATTGAAGATAAAAAAGGCAATGATTCGGAAGTTTATGCAAGGCATATAGTTGCCGCAGATGGAATCCGCTCGAAGCTTTCCGCCTATGCTAATATTGAGCGTGAGTTGTGGGGTGTCCACAGAATAGTAGGGGTGCGGCTTAAAGATTTCGATATAAAAAAAACAGGGAAGGATGAATTGTTTGATCCAAATTTTCATAATATGTATCTCAATAAAAAATTTTCAGGACCAAATACTCTCGCAATTACTGCCTATCTCGGAGATGGGGAAATGTATGTAATTGCAGTTGTACAGGATACTTCCCTTAGAGACCATTCATCAGGAAAACCAAAAGATATTCTCGATAATTTCCTGAAGTTTCTGAATAATTATGATGCCTGTGCTGAAGCATTTCGAAAATCGACTCCCTCTCAATATTTTGGTTACTATCTTCCTGTGAATTCTCCGATAGCAAAGGTTTTCGAAAAGGGTGGTGTTTCTTTTCTTGGAGATACGGCTTTTACAATTGAAACACAGTGGACTGGTGCTATGGCAGTAGCAGCGAAAGCGACAGAAACGATTGAAGCCATATTGGATGAGAAAAATCGTGATGAAATGATTGGTGAATATGACAGGTGGTGGGGACGCTTTGTCGTCAATGCAAGAAGGCAGTTTGACTTTTCAACATTTATGCATTCATTGGAAGAAGAAGAGCTTAATGAGTTGTTTTCCTATTTTAGTGATGAAATTGTCATAGAGCATCTTTCGGGGTGTGATGATGAATTTGGCACTCCAAATGAATTTATAAAAAATATGAATGCACGGCTTCTTGAAATCGATGTTGATGAAATAAAATCGCAAAAAGTCAGAATGCTTATGACAATGTTGAAGCAAAGGGCGCAAGAAGGAAAATTATGA
- a CDS encoding 4Fe-4S dicluster domain-containing protein, whose protein sequence is MMSKKKFPKIDRDKCVLCLSCIDLCLYNAIKLIDERIVINGEKCVFCGDCINGCPYTALYESM, encoded by the coding sequence ATGATGAGCAAGAAAAAATTTCCAAAGATAGATAGAGATAAATGTGTGCTTTGTTTAAGCTGCATTGATTTATGCCTTTACAATGCAATAAAATTGATTGATGAAAGAATAGTTATCAATGGTGAAAAATGTGTTTTCTGTGGAGATTGTATAAATGGATGTCCCTACACAGCCCTATATGAATCTATGTAG